In Synechococcus sp. KORDI-100, a single window of DNA contains:
- a CDS encoding phage terminase large subunit — MTASAPQAITPTAMQADMQRVPLDHDLVACGGRGSGKSFGGELVVARDSTVLKERFNCLIVRRSYAGLQELSTSLGRTLTATYGQALSFNRSDWTLRLPNGGVIELAYLDPSRPQAMLRQQGRSRTTIWADEGGQYSDPDMLDQLRATLRAPAGTPTRFIFTANPGQAGHAWIKQRWVQPAGFPAPGVAVRFHCEDTTSPTVYIGSNIAANPHLDFEQTRRQIEIAAGGDPELLRAWLEGSFEGVISGSYFADSMSRRRNLLELNGGDQPQIPQGSRLLVSFDWGIAAPSCATLFITNHPLLPRGSLFGIDECYLSKSTRSGEPDWNAGLGASNLQQAQILQEWISRWGLEPQDLTWIADDACWNRTGHALTIADEFRKGGIPFRRAGKARMSEEAGLARLRTMLWASDRDESQPWVKASRRCRAFWELTPLLARDTKKRELLDPAAITHSIDTWRYAVNFVQRPVGAGRGHRIY, encoded by the coding sequence ATGACCGCATCTGCTCCTCAGGCGATCACGCCAACCGCGATGCAAGCGGACATGCAGCGGGTGCCGTTGGATCACGACTTAGTGGCCTGCGGCGGCCGTGGTTCGGGCAAGTCGTTTGGCGGCGAGCTGGTGGTTGCTCGAGATAGCACCGTTCTTAAAGAGCGGTTCAATTGCCTGATCGTCCGGCGAAGCTATGCCGGTCTGCAGGAGCTGAGCACCAGCTTGGGCCGCACGTTGACGGCGACATATGGCCAGGCGCTGAGCTTCAACAGATCGGACTGGACGCTGCGGCTGCCCAACGGTGGTGTGATTGAACTGGCTTATCTGGATCCATCCCGCCCCCAGGCGATGCTGCGGCAACAGGGCCGCTCGAGAACGACGATCTGGGCCGATGAAGGCGGGCAGTACAGCGACCCCGACATGCTCGATCAGCTGCGGGCCACGTTGCGGGCTCCTGCTGGAACACCGACAAGATTCATTTTCACGGCGAACCCTGGCCAGGCGGGTCATGCCTGGATCAAGCAGCGGTGGGTGCAGCCGGCGGGCTTTCCAGCGCCGGGTGTGGCGGTGCGGTTCCATTGTGAGGACACGACTAGCCCGACGGTTTACATCGGGAGCAATATTGCGGCGAATCCACATCTGGATTTTGAGCAGACGCGGCGTCAAATCGAGATTGCAGCGGGTGGGGACCCGGAGCTGCTGCGGGCCTGGCTGGAGGGCTCATTTGAAGGAGTTATCAGCGGCAGTTACTTCGCCGATTCGATGTCACGTCGGCGGAATCTGCTGGAGCTGAATGGTGGTGATCAGCCGCAAATTCCACAAGGCAGCCGACTGCTGGTGAGCTTCGACTGGGGGATTGCGGCACCGAGCTGCGCGACGTTGTTCATCACCAATCACCCGTTGTTGCCGCGGGGCAGCTTGTTTGGAATTGACGAGTGTTATTTGAGCAAGAGCACCCGTTCTGGAGAGCCGGATTGGAATGCGGGGTTAGGTGCCAGCAACCTGCAGCAGGCGCAGATTTTGCAGGAGTGGATCAGCAGGTGGGGGTTGGAGCCTCAGGATCTGACGTGGATTGCGGACGATGCGTGTTGGAACAGGACGGGTCATGCGCTGACGATTGCCGATGAGTTTCGGAAGGGCGGGATTCCGTTTCGACGAGCGGGCAAGGCGCGGATGAGTGAGGAGGCGGGGCTGGCCAGGTTGCGGACGATGCTGTGGGCGAGTGATCGTGATGAGAGCCAGCCGTGGGTGAAGGCGAGCCGGAGGTGCAGGGCGTTCTGGGAGTTAACGCCGCTGTTGGCGCGGGATACGAAGAAACGAGAGTTGTTGGATCCAGCAGCGATCACGCACAGCATTGATACGTGGAGATATGCGGTGAACTTTGTGCAGAGGCCAGTTGGAGCAGGGCGTGGTCACCGGATTTATTGA